The genomic window AGCTGGTCGGAAGACCTCATTTCTAGCCTCTCAATCCATGTGATCTTGGACcaagtccttttcctcttaagCTTTCAGATTCCCCAAAGGAGTGAATGGCAGAGCCTCCCCCGGTTCTGCCATTCCGGGTTCTCTCGGGTTCTAAGATCGCTCCCAGTTCTGACGATCATTCTGCTTCAGGTTCTAAGACTTGTTGGAAAGTGTTAACATTCATCCCCTCCGAGCCAAAGCCTTTTATAAAGTACCATCTAGCGGGGGAGAGAAGGGCagcaggtggggggggggggggggacaggctCCAGCTCGCTAACGCCATTCTCTTCACCTAATCCCAGTCCTGAGATCCACGGAAGAGGTACTGCTCAGGTGAGCACCCCTAAACCCAAGTCTAGCCCCCAAGTCCTCGGAGGGAGAAGACGGCTGAGATGACGGAGggaggcgggggagggggggaggagggatcCTCGCCCCCTCCCACGCCCGCTCTCCGCTTCTTAGGGGCGAGCTGAGTTTTCCAGTGGGGCGGCGGGCTTCCGGACCGGAGGCGAGGTCGGGAGGGTTGGGGAGCGTCCAATTCGGTTTGGGAActaaaggggaagggaggaggtagTCCTTGAGGCCTGCCCTCCTTCTGCACCCCGAAGGCCGAGCAGAACTGGGAAGTTTAGGCGAGGAAGAGccggaggggagggaagggggcgGTGGTCCAAGAGAGGAGGAAGTTGAGGtaggcagagaggaggagaggtGGACGAGTAGAAGGAGGAGGGTGTGCCCCAGCCCCGGCCCCTCCCCCACTTTGTCTGCCCCGCCGTGTCCCCACAGGGACAATgacaagataaaaaagaaaattctgaagCTGAAGGAGCGGCACGAATCTCTGGTGAGAAAGGAGGAGTGGGACCAAGAAGAGGCGGGGCTTGGAGGGGTGTTATGCAAATGAACGGGGCGGTTACTTCCTATCAGTGGGCGGGGCGTAGAGAAACTTCGGCTGAGCTGTCCAGCAGGGATCTGGGGGCGGGAGGGGCTTGGATGGGGCGATGGGCCCCTGAGCCCCAGTTTCCCGCTCTGTCCGCAGCAAGACGACATCTACACGCTGGAGGAGCgtctgtgtgagtgtgtgtgtggttgGCAGGGAGggctgtgggggtggggtggccgAGGGCGCCTCCGTCCCTTCCGTAACTCcaccttcttctccctcctcgaCCAAAGGTTCTTGCACCTGTCCTGAAAACCGATCGAACCACGAACACAAAGAGAGCAAAAGGTGTGGCCGCTGGCCCCGGTCttcaaggaaaggagagagggcagGCGGCTGGCGGGCGTTTGGGGCGGGTGGCTACGGGGGGAGCCTCGGCGGAGGGATTGGCCTTGAGCCGCCCGAGTGTGACATCTCTTCCCACTCTTGTCTCTCTCACCTGGGGCTCCCACTTCAGGGCTGCGAACACAGGGCGGCGGCTCCCGTGAGTCCCCGAGGCCGGATGCACCTCCCCGTCCCCCCACGGAAACAAACCCCCTTCGGGGGTCAATAAACTCCTCTCCGGGGCTGGGACCCCCTCCGCTTCCCAATTATGTGCTTCTGAGGGACATGATAAGTTTTCGAGGGGGCGGGGTCCGGGGTGGAACCTGCAGCGGGGACAACTAGAGGCTCATTTGGAAGGCGGGGCATTCCAGAGGCGTGGCCTTAGAGAGAGCGGGGAACGCCCAGGACTGGAAGAGTGAGagtagggaggggagagagggacttTGAGAGGGGGCGGGGCCTGGAACTGGAGAAACAGGCCGTGCCTTGGGTGGAATAGGCGTACTGGGGCGGAGCCCAGATTGGCAAAATTGGGGCGAGAACCGGAGGCGAGCTGGGGTCGGCCTTGGGACCGGAGGCCGGAGCTGTAACTGTTACCAGGGGCTTGGACAGGAAGATCCGCAATGTAACTAGCAGGTCCGGGGTCTCCATCCTCCACCGCAGCCCCCTCACTACCTCAAGTCCAGAAAACACCCACCAGCCGCTGCAGTCCGATCATCACCTGTCACAATCCTcggccaaaaacaaaaacagaaaccgGGAATGGACAGTATTACTCTCACTCTTCCCACTCCACCCCCCAGTCTCctacctctatttcttcatccttCACTGGCTCAAGACAGCCACCTTTTTGGCTGAGGTGGAAGGAGCTCTGGATGGGATGGGAACTCGGTCTGACCTCACTGTGTAGCCTTGGgaaatctcttttcctctctgggtcttagtttctccCGCTGTCAAAAGGGTTGGGCAGGGCAGGTGTGTGGTTCCTGCCTCACCTCCCTTTCTTTGATGGGACTGATTATATATGGAGAAGTCTAGATGACAGGTATGTGGGAGGAAGTACTTTACTTCTACAGTCCACATAGAATAGAGGAGGCAGAGATGGTGGGGAATGCGAACAGGAAGTGATCCCAGGAGATGCAGGAGGAACTTTGGCCTGAAGTCCCAAGTTGTCAGGTTCTGACACTGTTAGAATGTCAGGGGAtcgctaggtggctcagtggattgagagccaaatttAGAGACAAAGAGGTCCTAgaatcaaatcttgcctcagatgacttcctagctaggtgaccttgagGAAGTTACTTATTCCTCATTGCCCAACCACTCTTCTTTGAaatcaattcacagtattgactcttaagacagaaggtaagggtttaaaaaatgttatgaaaCATGAAATCTTAGGTCAGAGAATGGAGTGTTAATATCAGAACTCAATCTACCCTCTTATGCTGATAGGAAAACTGAAAACAGTGAGGAGTCCCTAGGACAGTGaagatgaacctatggcacaggtgccaaagatgactcACAGAGCACACTCTCTGTGGACAAACACAATGCCCTTCCCCTTGCCCCCTACCCAGTTCATTACCAGAAAGGTaaaggacttgggcagagctgctcccctccagctctccactgcacctgatgacattttttcacatcacctaccTTACTTCatcagcccctctgcccagcagcccagtgggagtgcttcctgcctcccctgtgtggggtaagagaAAGGGGCAGGACAGGCCAAACACTTGGTGGGGGATGAGGGGCACAGcacactgtctctaaaaggttcaccatcattgccctAGAAGGAAGATGAGGGAGGCTAGTGTCAAGAAATTTAAGagggagggggggcagctgggtagctcagtggattgagaacctatcctagagatgggaggtcctaggttcaaatgtggcctcagacacttcctagctgtgtgaccctgggcaagtcacttgaccctcattgcctaacccttaccactcttctgccttggagtcaatatggaaggtaagggtttttgtttttgttttgttttttaagaaatgtaAGAGGGAGGTCCCTGTGAAATTCAACAATACAAGGGCATTTTTGCCCCCCTCAGCTTCAACTCCTTAGAGAATTTATTTTGCCAgttttctctcactttctttgcctctttctctgcCTGTAAAGAGGTTTCATTTTAGAACAATGGGATTTAGCCCATGAGGTAATccagtttctctgtctctctgtctttatctctcatTTCTATCCCATCCCAATGTCTGTTTCTCCAACTCTTTCCATTTGTCCAaacctctttctctccatccagCTCAATCCAGTCATTATGAATCATTTTCAAGGCCATGGAGAGAGAATTGAAAGAATCTGCCTGCAAGTAGCTTACATGTTTTCCCATTTCCATTGCTTctgcctctctccatctctgtcttttcctgtacatttctttccatctctagcctatttctatctcttcatctctgtctctttccatttctagCTCTTTCTCTGTGAGGTTTATGGAGTGTTCAGGAAGGACTTAGCACTGCTGGTGTGAGGACTTGTCAAGCCCCTTTCAGGGCTGTTCACCTACCTTTTGCCCAACTCtaacctgtgactccaagaagctgctATGGCATGTTACAGTggccacatcctggtaaaaccttggcagatgagctaaaccaagttgaggtaGGGAACTCTGCCAGTGAGGTAAGGGAATGTCTACCCAAAGTTTGTGAcgatttacacacacacacagagaatgggcagatgagaacaatttgttccaacagccatgaaggtgagttgggaagcaggtgctgtggagagcTTAGACATGGAAGACACCGAAGGTCCTCCATTGCAGCCTGGACCATTGCTAGTCatcctggcttttgtcttgcctctggacttGGATAACTttgaaagagtgaggctgatgactttgtgcaactgcctcatgatgactttgtgcaactctgcctctctGAAATCCAATTCAGGTACAAATCATCACCCCTTGATGTCAATGGTCCACTCCAAACCAGAAGGACAAAAAAAATCTTTCGCTATAACTCTATCTTTCAGACTACTGTGtgtcttttctttccatctctgagaCCTTGATTTAGAACATAGAACCCCAGAAAGCATCCAGTCCAAacccctgattttatagatgaggaatctgccCTGAGAAGCTATGTGCCTCATTTATAGCTGTCATTTTCCCTCACTTTTTCTGTCTCagtcttcatttttctctgaatttctcatctATTGTATTTTGACTTCTTTCTAACATAAACCTAAATCCAAGTTATtaggttttcctttcttttcctctgtcagcttgatcccttttttcttttctctccatttccatgcctatttgacctcagttttctttctaGCCTCCCCAGCCCACTCTGACCTGAATCTCTTTCCTCACCATTTGCTTGTGGGGCTTCATCCCAACCATCTTTGAAGAATGGGAgctattttcccctttctgatCCTGGAACTGACAAACGCTCAGGAAAGATTTCTGTCTTTGAGCACAAGCACTCCCCAGCGAAACTTACtgagttcaagtgcccagagggcaaattcaaactgtgagagttgagggagaaagtgcttgctttgagtGGCTGGAGGAAGGGGGtgaggcatgcaaaaaaaaaaaaaaaagtcctggggtctgggaagaggggaatggagcagctcctgGAATGCCAGCTTTGCAAGCGTGCCACATCTTCGCCAAAGCTGGTGCCAATCAAAATTCCATCACCTGCTATCACCAGCTTGCACAAAGAGATTCCCTGGCCTGGGGCTGTCCAGCTGAGGGGGAAACTAAGGACCAGCAGCTAGGGGTGTTGGAGGGGGGcggccccctcccctcccatgcCTGACTCCAACAGACTCTAAGAGGCTGAAACTGACATAGATGGGAAGAGCTCAAAAGGAGGGGGAAACCCAAAGAGGCACCCACACCCTGCTATTATTGCCTTTGATTGGCTTAGAAGAGAGTCAGGTTCAAGTAAACAAGGCTGGTAAATTTCTTATCAGTTTCATCTTGTTTTCTTCTCCAAAGGTGTGTTGATGTGGGGAGCAGAGGAGGGGGTGAGGAGGGAGTCCCTAGCTTCATCCTGCTTCTATTCTTCCCTAgtaggaatgggggaggggaggagactgaagcctccccccccccccaatacataCACACTTTTTTCCTCAATTCTCCCTACAACCTCCAGAAATGACAGAATCATAGGCAAAAGGATTGTGGCAATTGACTCAGAGAACAGAACAATTGGACAACCCATCCCACAACAGAATTAGCAAAATCCTTGTccctccctaagcctcagtttctcttctggtaaaaggagaaagatggcCTGGAAACTCTCTACTGGTTTTACCTgtccctgattccaggctcagctcCCACCACTGActcactctgtgaccctgggcaagtcctttcccttctcctggactcagttttctcttctgttcaATGACTGAGAAACAAAGTAAACAAAAATGTGAGAGTTGGAACAGATCCTCTCTAGGTCCCCTCCAGCTCCTGCACTTTGTGTTATAAGGATCCTTATGACACTCTGAGAGACTATGAGTTTAGTACAAATCTGCAGCATCCCAGAAAAGGAATTCCCAAGCCCAGagaggacaagtgacttgcccaagattacccaGCCAGCTGGGTGTGGAGCAAGAATGAAAACTGAGGCTATTTTCCCCTCATCAGGCTGTCTCCCAGcagggggtaggggtaggggtgggggcaGAGGAAGGGAGTGGGCCCTTTAAATTAGAGCTCCACCTTTGCCTTCAGAGGTCTCTAGCCATGCTATAAAAGGCAGCCCCCTTCTCCCCTGCTactgctcctgctcctgccccCACCCCTCCTCTCACAGGCTGCTTCCAGCCCCTGTCCACATCCACAACAGCCTGCCTTCCACATCAGGCACCCATGCAGCTGCCGGCCCCCTTTGATATGTGGAAAGACTACTTGAATCTGAACAAGATCCTGTGGGAGGTGATCTCTGGCCAAGGGGGACCCGGCGGTGGGGAGAGGGGCCAGCAGGAGGCAGAGGCTGGCCAGGAGAGGCAGGTGGTCGCTGGGGGGCCTCTCTGCAACTTCTGCAAGCACAACGGAGAGTCCCGACACGTGTACACCTCCCACCTGCTGAAGACCCCCGAGGGGATAGTGGTCTGCCCCATCCTTCGCCATTACGTCTGCCCGCTGTGTGGAGCCACCGGGGGGCTGGCCCACACCCTCAAGTACTGCCCGCTCAATGGGGGCCAGCAGTCCCTGTACCGACGGAGCGGGCGAAACTCAGCTGGGAGAAAGGTCAAGCGGTGAGGGAGGATCTATCTGGGCCTCCTCTGGACTTTCCTGGGCTTTGCCCCATCCCTGGGATTTACCCCAAGCCCAGGGAATCCTCAGCCCCAGGCCATCCCATTTGCCCCAGGGGCTggtcccctcttctctctccttgccTGGAGTTTTCTGAGCCCCAGAAACCCCCCCAGTTCCAGTTCAGTCCTTCCTGGAGAAAACACAATCTGGGGGCTCCCCCATTCCTGATCAGCCTGGCCCTGGGTCCCCCCCACACCCAGAATTGCTCTGCACCTGGAATCCTCCACTCCCAGCTTGTCTCATCCCTGGGAAACCCTTCCCCGCACCCCCTGCCAGCCTCCAGCTTCCTGGGACATGGAGGGAGTTCCAGAGGAGCCACAGACCTCCCTCCAGATGTGGATCGTCCATCCATGAGACCCAGAGCGGTCCAGCCTCTGTCCAGCCCTCCCCTCGCACCTGCTGCTGTCCTCTGAGGACCGAGGCATCCCAGGACTCGGCGACCTCTTGAAGATGACCAGAGGCTGCCTTTTCTGCTGGGACCCTCACATGACCGGCCCctggagatggggggagggggtccCCATGGCATTCCCCAAGCTGGCACCCTTCCAGCTCCAGAATACCTGGGGGGAGGATGGGGGGGAGACTTTCTTATACTGTTCTTTGTACCTGTTTCTGTGCACTATTCTCGGCCCCCCGTCCCCCTGCTGTGACCTGGGCCCAGACCACTCAGTGGGAAAGCCCCTCTCCTCCCCTGGACAGCTGGGGGAAAGGACA from Monodelphis domestica isolate mMonDom1 chromosome 4, mMonDom1.pri, whole genome shotgun sequence includes these protein-coding regions:
- the NANOS2 gene encoding nanos homolog 2, producing the protein MQLPAPFDMWKDYLNLNKILWEVISGQGGPGGGERGQQEAEAGQERQVVAGGPLCNFCKHNGESRHVYTSHLLKTPEGIVVCPILRHYVCPLCGATGGLAHTLKYCPLNGGQQSLYRRSGRNSAGRKVKR